The segment CTACCAGCGGGAAATCACCGGGGAGGCCGCCGAGGACATTCTGCTCGCCGGCAGTTACTCCGTCGAAGATGGTGAGCCCGACGAGTACTGCAGGGATCTCGTCATCGGTGTCGAGCAGCACATCGCCGGAATCGACGAGCTCATCGCCGAGGTCTCGGAGAACTGGTCGGTGTCGCGCATGCCTTTTGTCGACCGCAATATCCTTCGTGTGGCGATCTACGAGATCGTCCATCATCCGGATGTTCCCACCAGTGTCGCCATCAACGAGGCGGTTGAGTTGGCCAAGGTCTACGGTACCGATGATTCATCCAAGTTCGTGAACGGCGTCCT is part of the Coriobacteriia bacterium genome and harbors:
- the nusB gene encoding transcription antitermination factor NusB, with the protein product MLERSRARRQALQILYQREITGEAAEDILLAGSYSVEDGEPDEYCRDLVIGVEQHIAGIDELIAEVSENWSVSRMPFVDRNILRVAIYEIVHHPDVPTSVAINEAVELAKVYGTDDSSKFVNGVLGKIALRNAEEKGTEESTDA